Proteins from a genomic interval of Brienomyrus brachyistius isolate T26 unplaced genomic scaffold, BBRACH_0.4 scaffold34, whole genome shotgun sequence:
- the LOC125721546 gene encoding uncharacterized protein LOC125721546 isoform X5: MGVGSSTELVVEQERRPELLNEPWRNVECNSSTRKDLVKYIQDYKPLIDSVPQARILLIGQITAGKSSFFNSINSIFRGNITSQADVGFVGTSLTLKYRTYEVKAGREGQPLGFLLCDTMGLEATANGGVKTEDIERILNGYIPDDYQFNPASPWQPGAGQTELQIKDRIHCVVYMIDSSTLGIMATEMKKKVDEIRKKTSFQDVPLLVLLTHVDRACPHVEKDLKKVYHSCYIKDMIYRASGCLGIRPSNVIPVKNYHDESELNNTCDILLLKAMKQMLDFADNYFDNCQKVGVGKMGSGSSTPVTEENKPELLGKAWRDVVWDHSTRTDLKQYLQDYKPNIDSVPQARILLIGQITAGKSSFFNSINSIFRGNITSQAAVGEMKTSLTLKYHTYQVKAGRGGQPLGFLLCDTMGLEAREDGGVRTEDIESILKGHVPDKYQFNPVQSMKADNSQAWSTLALKDRIHCVVYVMDASTTGIVDQGMKNKIDEIRKRTNSAEVPLLVLLTHVDKACSHVEEDLKKVYHSCYIKDLIYRASECLGILPSNVIPVKNYFDESELSDTCDILLLKAMKQMLDFADNYFDSWEDDTK; encoded by the exons atgggagtCGGCAGCAGTACTGaacttgtggtggaacaggagaGGAGACCAGAGCTCCTTAACGAACCATGGAGGAATGTTGAGTGTAACTCTAG CACAAGAAAGGACCTTGTGAAATACATACAGGATTACAAGCCCCTTATTGATTCAGTGCCTCAGGCTCGGATTCTTCTCATTGGTCAGATTACAGCTGGAAAATCAAGCTTCTTCAACTCCATCAACTCTATCTTCCGTGGCAACATAACAAGCCAAGCTGACGTAGGATTTGTAGGAACAAGCCTGACCTTGAAG TATCGCACTTACGAGGTGAAGGCAGGTCGAGAAGGACAGCCTCTGGGATTCCTCCTGTGTGACACCATGGGATTGGAGGCAACTGCGAATGGAGGGGTGAAAACTGAAGATATTGAGAGGATCCTGAATGGCTACATACCGGACGATTACCAG TTCAACCCTgcatcaccatggcaacctgGTGCTGGTCAGACAGAGTTACAAATTAAGGACAGGATCCACTGTGTGGTGTATATGATAGACAGCTCAACATTAGGAATTATGGCTACAGAAATGAAGAAGAAAGTTGATGAAATCCGAAAGAAAACTAGTTTTCAAG ATGTGCCTCTATTGGTGCTACTGACCCATGTGGACAGAGCGTGCCCGCATGTGGAAAAGGACTTGAAGAAGGTGTATCACAGCTGCTACATAAAGGATATG atcTACAGAGCTAGCGGGTGTCTGGGCATCCGACCATCAAATGTGATTCCAGTGAAGAATTACCATGATGAGAGTGAGCTGAATAATACCTGTGACATCCTGCTCCTCAAGGCCATGAAGCAGATGCTGgactttgctgacaattactttgacaacT GTCAGAAAGTTGGTGTTGGGAAAATGGGAAGTGGGAGCAGTACCCCAGTGACAGAGGAGAACAAACCAGAGCTCCTTGGTAAAGCTTGGAGGGATGTTGTGTGGGACCACAG TACACGAACTGATCTCAAGCAATACCTGCAAGATTACAAGCCCAACATTGATTCAGTGCCTCAGGCTCGGATTCTTCTAATTGGTCAGATTACAGCTGGAAAATCAAGCTTCTTCAACTCCATCAACTCTATCTTCCGTGGCAACATTACAAGCCAAGCTGCAGTAGGAGAAATGAAAACCAGCCTGACCTTGAAG TATCACACTTACCAGGTGAAAGCGGGCCGAGGCGGACAGCCTCTGGGATTCCTACTGTGTGACACCATGGGACTGGAAGCAAGGGAGGATGGAGGGGTGAGAACTGAAGATATTGAGAGCATCCTGAAGGGCCACGTTCCAGACAAGTACCAG ttcaaCCCTGTGCAGTCAATGAAAGCTGATAACTCTCAGGCATGGAGCACATTGGCTCTTAAGGACAGGATCCACTGTGTGGTGTATGTGATGGACGCCTCCACAACTGGAATTGTGGACCAAGGAATGAAGAATAAAATTGATGAAATCAGAAAGAGAACTAACTCGGCAG AGGTCCCTCTATTGGTGCTACTGACCCATGTGGACAAAGCGTGCTCACATGTGGAAGAGGACTTGAAGAAGGTGTATCACAGCTGCTACATAAAGGATCTG atcTACAGAGCTAGCGAGTGTCTGGGCATCCTACCATCAAATGTGATTCCAGTGAAGAATTACTTTGATGAGAGTGAGCTGAGTGACACCTGTGACATCCTGCTCCTCAAGGCCATGAAGCAGATGCTGgactttgctgacaattactttgacagctgggaggacgacacaaagtag
- the LOC125721546 gene encoding uncharacterized protein LOC125721546 isoform X6 codes for MGVGSSTELVVEQERRPELLNEPWRNVECNSSTRKDLVKYIQDYKPLIDSVPQARILLIGQITAGKSSFFNSINSIFRGNITSQADVGFVGTSLTLKYRTYEVKAGREGQPLGFLLCDTMGLEATANGGVKTEDIERILNGYIPDDYQFNPASPWQPGAGQTELQIKDRIHCVVYMIDSSTLGIMATEMKKKVDEIRKKTSFQDVPLLVLLTHVDRACPHVEKDLKKVYHSCYIKDMIYRASGCLGIRPSNVIPVKNYHDESELNNTCDILLLKAMKQMLDFADNYFDNCQKVGVGKMGSGSSTPVTEENKPELLGKAWRDVVWDHSTRTDLKQYLQDYKPNIDSVPQARILLIGQITAGKSSFFNSINSIFRGNITSQAAVGEMKTSLTLKYHTYQVKAGRGGQPLGFLLCDTMGLEAREDGGVRTEDIESILKGHVPDKYQFNPVQSMKADNSQAWSTLALKDRIHCVVYVMDASTTGIVDQGMKNKIDEIRKRTNSAEVPLLVLLTHVDKACSHVEEDLKKVYHSCYIKDLIYRASQCLGILPSNVIPVKNYFDESELSDTCDILLLKAMKQMLDFADNYFDSWEDDTE; via the exons atgggagtCGGCAGCAGTACTGaacttgtggtggaacaggagaGGAGACCAGAGCTCCTTAACGAACCATGGAGGAATGTTGAGTGTAACTCTAG CACAAGAAAGGACCTTGTGAAATACATACAGGATTACAAGCCCCTTATTGATTCAGTGCCTCAGGCTCGGATTCTTCTCATTGGTCAGATTACAGCTGGAAAATCAAGCTTCTTCAACTCCATCAACTCTATCTTCCGTGGCAACATAACAAGCCAAGCTGACGTAGGATTTGTAGGAACAAGCCTGACCTTGAAG TATCGCACTTACGAGGTGAAGGCAGGTCGAGAAGGACAGCCTCTGGGATTCCTCCTGTGTGACACCATGGGATTGGAGGCAACTGCGAATGGAGGGGTGAAAACTGAAGATATTGAGAGGATCCTGAATGGCTACATACCGGACGATTACCAG TTCAACCCTgcatcaccatggcaacctgGTGCTGGTCAGACAGAGTTACAAATTAAGGACAGGATCCACTGTGTGGTGTATATGATAGACAGCTCAACATTAGGAATTATGGCTACAGAAATGAAGAAGAAAGTTGATGAAATCCGAAAGAAAACTAGTTTTCAAG ATGTGCCTCTATTGGTGCTACTGACCCATGTGGACAGAGCGTGCCCGCATGTGGAAAAGGACTTGAAGAAGGTGTATCACAGCTGCTACATAAAGGATATG atcTACAGAGCTAGCGGGTGTCTGGGCATCCGACCATCAAATGTGATTCCAGTGAAGAATTACCATGATGAGAGTGAGCTGAATAATACCTGTGACATCCTGCTCCTCAAGGCCATGAAGCAGATGCTGgactttgctgacaattactttgacaacT GTCAGAAAGTTGGTGTTGGGAAAATGGGAAGTGGGAGCAGTACCCCAGTGACAGAGGAGAACAAACCAGAGCTCCTTGGTAAAGCTTGGAGGGATGTTGTGTGGGACCACAG TACACGAACTGATCTCAAGCAATACCTGCAAGATTACAAGCCCAACATTGATTCAGTGCCTCAGGCTCGGATTCTTCTAATTGGTCAGATTACAGCTGGAAAATCAAGCTTCTTCAACTCCATCAACTCTATCTTCCGTGGCAACATTACAAGCCAAGCTGCAGTAGGAGAAATGAAAACCAGCCTGACCTTGAAG TATCACACTTACCAGGTGAAAGCGGGCCGAGGCGGACAGCCTCTGGGATTCCTACTGTGTGACACCATGGGACTGGAAGCAAGGGAGGATGGAGGGGTGAGAACTGAAGATATTGAGAGCATCCTGAAGGGCCACGTTCCAGACAAGTACCAG ttcaaCCCTGTGCAGTCAATGAAAGCTGATAACTCTCAGGCATGGAGCACATTGGCTCTTAAGGACAGGATCCACTGTGTGGTGTATGTGATGGACGCCTCCACAACTGGAATTGTGGACCAAGGAATGAAGAATAAAATTGATGAAATCAGAAAGAGAACTAACTCGGCAG AGGTCCCTCTATTGGTGCTACTGACCCATGTGGACAAAGCGTGCTCACATGTGGAAGAGGACTTGAAGAAGGTGTATCACAGCTGCTACATAAAGGATCTG